TCAATTCACCTATGACACAGATGGATGCAAAAATTTAGCTTGAATCCACCGCCATTATATGGTGAGATTTTCTTCAATATACAAGAAAAGGGACTAAAAGTCTCAAAAAGTGATTAAATATGGTTTTTTCAGTAGATGTGGTGTTTCTGAAAAAATTCTCAAGTGTCTTTTGGGAGGAGATTACTTGAAATTTGACTATATAATTATTGGCGCCGGATCTGCTGGATGTGCTCTGGCGAACCGTTTATCTGCAGATGGTCGAAGCCAAGTGGCGCTTCTCGAAGCGGGCGGGCGTGACCTGAATCCATGGATTCATATTCCTGTGGGTTATTTCAAAACCATGGGTAATTCGTCAACCGACTGGTGCTATAACGCTGAAGCTGATGCTGGTTTGAACGGGCGCGCTATTCCATGGCCGCGTGGCAAGGTGCTAGGTGGTAGCTCTTCGATTAATGGTTTATTATATGTGCGGGGTCAGCCAGATGATTTCAATCACTGGCAACAGCTTGGTAATAAAGGCTGGGGGTGGAAAGATGTGCTGCCCCTATTCAAACGTGCCGAGCATTGGGAAGGTGCCGAAGCGCCGGAACGTGGCAAAAATGGCCCCTTGAACGTGTCTGAAAATAAAGTCGATCGCGACATTGTAACCGCCTGGGTCGATTCGGCGGTTGCGGCTGGCTATAAGCGCACGCTTGATTATAATGGCGAAGATCAGGAAGGCGTCGGCTATTTCCAGATGACGATGAAGAATGGTCAGCGCTGTAGCAGTGCGGTTGCCTATTTGAAGCCAGCACGCCGCCGCAAGAATTTACATATCATTACGCATGCACATGCTGAAAAGCTATTATTTAAGGGCAAAAGCTGTGTTGGGGTTCAGGCACGCATCAATGGTATCTCGCAAGATGTGTATGCAGGTCGTGAAGTGATATTATCTGCGGGTGCGATCGGGTCGCCACAGCTATTGATGGTGTCGGGTATTGGCGCGGCTTCGGAACTAGCCGCACATGGTATTGAGGTCAAAAATGATCTGCCAGGTGTCGGCAAAAATATGCAGGACCATTTACAAGCACGTCCGATTTTCAAAACCACAGCTAGTACGATAAATCTTGAAATTAATAATATTTTTAAGCGTATGCGTATTGCCTTAATCTATGCTGCATCGCGCTCGGGCCCAATGGCGATGGCTGTCAGCCTTGGAACAGGCTTTTTGAAAAGTGACCCGGCGCTTGACCGTCCGGATATCCAGTTTCATATCCAGCCCTTTAGCGCAGACAGCCCGTCAAAAGGGCCACACGCCTTTTCAGCCTTCACGGCTTCGGTTTTGCAGCTTCGTCCGGAGAGCACAGGCACCCTGTCATTGAGGTCGGCATCAATGCATGACGATCCAGTGATCAGGCCAAATTATCTGGCAACCCAGACTGATTGTGACACGATTGTCCGCGGCATTCAGATTGCGCGGAGCCTATGCGATTACGAACCCATTAAATCGCTGATCACCGAAGAATATGCGCCAGGCAAGAATATTGGCCGCGATGACACCGATGGCATTTTGAATTGGGCACGTGATACCGCGACAACGATTTATCATCCTACGGGCACCTGTAAAATGGGACAGGATAATATGGCGGTGGTTGACGAACGTCTGCGCGTGCATGGCATTCAGGGGTTGCGCGTCGCTGATGCGTCGATCATGCCATTTATCACATCGGGAAATACTAATGCACCGGTCATCATGATCGGTGAAAAAGCATCAGATATGATTATGGAGGATGCGGCATGAATTGGGCCATGATCGCTGATATTTTACAGATTATTTTTGCGGATATCATTTTGTCAGGCGATAACGCTTTGGTGATTGGCATGGCGGCAGCGGGTCTTGCGCCTGAATTGCGTCGCCGTGCGATTTTCATCGGCATGATGATGGCGGCGGGCTTGCGTATTGTGTTTGCCGTACTTGCCAGTTACCTGCTTGCCTTTGAAGGTATATTGCTGATTGGCGGCTTGTTGCTGGCGTGGGTATGCTGGCGGTTTTACAATGATTTGCGCGAATTCAACAGCACACCCGAAGCGGTTGATGGTGAAACTGAGTCAACTGGTGACAAACAGGGTTCATCCTTTGCGCGGGCTTTATTTACCATTCTTGTGGCTGATGTGTCGATGTCGATTGACAATGTTGTCGCGGTGGCGGCGATTGCGCGCGACAATACGATGCTTTTGGTTTTTGGGTTGGCGCTGGCAATCACCTTCATGGCCTTGTTCGCGTCTCTGATCATGCGCGTGATGTTGCGTTTTCGCTGGCTGTCATATATGGGCCTATTCTTTTTGGTCTATTTGACCGCCATGATGCTTTATGACGGTGTTAACGAACTGAACCTTCTGGCTGTATTTTTATAGGGGAATGGCCAGATAGATTGATGAAAGATATTTTATGAGCTGAGGTCTGAACATAGCCAAGGCATATAATTTGAAATTTGATCCACGAAAAAAGCTAAGCTGTAATGCCTTCATCAGCACACGCGGATCATAAATGAAGGCAAAACTTGGGAGGATGAATATGTCCACTTTAAAAATGGTAAGAAATGGTATTGCTTCCGTAGGAATCGGTGCCGCTATTCTTCTTGCGCCTGTGGTTGCACAAGCAAAGGAAGTTAATATCCGTGTGCAGGCCGTTATCGGTATGCAGACTACTGAAGTTAAAATGCTGAAAGACTTTATGGCTGACGTTACCGCGCTTACTGGCGGTGAGGTTACTTTTGAAGTTCTGCCAGCTGGTGCAGTGGTTGGTGTTAAAGAAACACTTGACGCCGTTGACGCCGGTCTTGTTGATGGTGGTTTCGCTTGGACACATTACTGGTCAGGCAAGCATCCGGCAGCCATGCTGTTTGGTTCACCTGTTGCTGGTGCCGGTGTTGGTATCGACAACATTGCGTTTCTTTCATGGTTTCTGAATGCTGGCGGTAAAGAGCTTTATGAGCGCCTGTGGGACGAAATGGGCATGAATGTAAAAGGCTTTATGCTTCAGCCAGTTGGTCCAGAGGCACTTGGCTGGTTTAAAGAGCCAATCAACTCAATGGACGACTTCCGTAAGTATCGTTTCCGCACACCTCCAGGTCTGCCTGGCCAGTCATATAAAGACATCGGCGTAGCTTCTGTTGCTATGGGCGGTGGTGACATTCTGCCAGCGCTGGAAAAAGGTACAATTGATGCGGCTGAGTGGTGTTGTCCAAAGCCTGATATGGACTTCGGTTTCCATAAGGTGCTGAAGCACTATTATCTTCAGGGTCTGCACCAGGTTGTTGTGAATGCTGACATGTATCTGAATAAAGATGTTTACAACTCACTGACTGATCACCAGAAGAAGGCTTTTGAAGTTGCTGCTAACGCATCTTTGGTCAAAGGCATGTCTGCACGTATCTATGATAACGGTGTTGCCTTGCATGAGCTGACAACAAAGCATGGTGTTATTCTTCATGATACACCTGCTGACTATTTCCCTGCATATATGAATGCAGCGAAAGCGCTTCTGGAAAAGAACTCTGCTGAAAATGCGTTCTTTGCCGAAGTATGGCAGTCACAGAAGGATTTTGCTGAAATCGCAGTTCCTTTCTGGTCAGGTGCACAGACATCTAATGCCAAGCTAGGCATGGCGTATGCGAATACCCTGAAGTAACTTTCGGGAACTAAATATGGCGGGTTCCCAAATGTTTTGGGGACTCGCTCTCATTATTCATTTTGATATTTCAGTCAGCCGATGCGCTGGCGATTAGCTATTTATAAAATTGTCGACGTAAAGGGGAAAAATCATGGCGCAGAATGAAGAGGGTCAAGAGCTCGATATTTCTGACGAGTTGATTGCGGAACGGCGCGCTGGTG
This window of the Candidatus Puniceispirillum marinum IMCC1322 genome carries:
- a CDS encoding TRAP transporter substrate-binding protein; the encoded protein is MSTLKMVRNGIASVGIGAAILLAPVVAQAKEVNIRVQAVIGMQTTEVKMLKDFMADVTALTGGEVTFEVLPAGAVVGVKETLDAVDAGLVDGGFAWTHYWSGKHPAAMLFGSPVAGAGVGIDNIAFLSWFLNAGGKELYERLWDEMGMNVKGFMLQPVGPEALGWFKEPINSMDDFRKYRFRTPPGLPGQSYKDIGVASVAMGGGDILPALEKGTIDAAEWCCPKPDMDFGFHKVLKHYYLQGLHQVVVNADMYLNKDVYNSLTDHQKKAFEVAANASLVKGMSARIYDNGVALHELTTKHGVILHDTPADYFPAYMNAAKALLEKNSAENAFFAEVWQSQKDFAEIAVPFWSGAQTSNAKLGMAYANTLK
- a CDS encoding GMC family oxidoreductase produces the protein MKFDYIIIGAGSAGCALANRLSADGRSQVALLEAGGRDLNPWIHIPVGYFKTMGNSSTDWCYNAEADAGLNGRAIPWPRGKVLGGSSSINGLLYVRGQPDDFNHWQQLGNKGWGWKDVLPLFKRAEHWEGAEAPERGKNGPLNVSENKVDRDIVTAWVDSAVAAGYKRTLDYNGEDQEGVGYFQMTMKNGQRCSSAVAYLKPARRRKNLHIITHAHAEKLLFKGKSCVGVQARINGISQDVYAGREVILSAGAIGSPQLLMVSGIGAASELAAHGIEVKNDLPGVGKNMQDHLQARPIFKTTASTINLEINNIFKRMRIALIYAASRSGPMAMAVSLGTGFLKSDPALDRPDIQFHIQPFSADSPSKGPHAFSAFTASVLQLRPESTGTLSLRSASMHDDPVIRPNYLATQTDCDTIVRGIQIARSLCDYEPIKSLITEEYAPGKNIGRDDTDGILNWARDTATTIYHPTGTCKMGQDNMAVVDERLRVHGIQGLRVADASIMPFITSGNTNAPVIMIGEKASDMIMEDAA
- a CDS encoding YjbE family putative metal transport protein (Members of this highly hydrophobic protein family,regularly are found preceded by the yybP-ykoY manganese riboswitch (see RF00080). A metal cation transport function is proposed.), which gives rise to MNWAMIADILQIIFADIILSGDNALVIGMAAAGLAPELRRRAIFIGMMMAAGLRIVFAVLASYLLAFEGILLIGGLLLAWVCWRFYNDLREFNSTPEAVDGETESTGDKQGSSFARALFTILVADVSMSIDNVVAVAAIARDNTMLLVFGLALAITFMALFASLIMRVMLRFRWLSYMGLFFLVYLTAMMLYDGVNELNLLAVFL